In one window of Zingiber officinale cultivar Zhangliang chromosome 11A, Zo_v1.1, whole genome shotgun sequence DNA:
- the LOC122032788 gene encoding NAC domain-containing protein 21/22-like isoform X2 — MSFLSMVEAELPPGFRFHPRDDELICDYLAVKRAGNHGCPMMVDVDPNKCEPWDFPATAFVGGNEWYFFSLLDRKYATGQRKNRATVSGYWKATGKDRSVTRNNVLVGMRKTLVFYQGRAPKGTKTEWVMHEYRMEDYAAATQKMLPFKEDWVLCRVFYKGREMSAKANKETSQDDQGSMPLPPLLDYTTTDQTPFNLKGFEQVPCFSSITPSRTPHVPTVMPHLPNLSSGLNQFTGDRKLMKSVVSHLGKLEGDPKQRMAKDLVSEECLGGCSAQGDLPPAWVPFGDIMKLQWNY; from the exons ATGAGTTTCCTGAGCATGGTGGAGGCAGAGCTTCCTCCAGGGTTCAGGTTCCATCCAAGGGATGACGAGCTCATCTGCGACTACCTTGCAGTCAAGCGCGCTGGGAACCATGGCTGTCCTATGATGGTGGATGTCGATCCCAATAAGTGCGAGCCATGGGATTTCCCTG CTACTGCATTTGTGGGGGGCAATGAATGGTACTTCTTTAGCCTTCTAGATCGAAAATATGCAACCGGGCAGAGAAAGAACAGGGCGACCGTGTCAGGCTACTGGAAGGCCACCGGGAAGGATAGATCAGTGACCCGGAATAATGTGCTGGTGGGTATGAGGAAGACTTTGGTTTTCTATCAAGGAAGAGCTCCCAAGGGGACAAAGACAGAATGGGTCATGCATGAATATCGCATGGAAGATTATGCTGCCGCAACCCAAAAGATGCTGCCTTTCAAG GAAGATTGGGTCCTCTGCAGAGTGTTCTACAAGGGAAGGGAGATGTCTGCCAAGGCAAACAAGGAGACTAGCCAAGATGATCAAGGCTCTATGCCCCTCCCACCTCTCCTTGACTACACCACCACTGACCAAACCCCATTTAACTTGAAAGGGTTTGAGCAGGTGCCCTGCTTCTCCAGCATAACTCCAAGCCGCACGCCTCACGTCCCAACCGTAATGCCACACCTGCCTAACTTGAGCTCTGGACTGAACCAGTTCACCGGTGACAGAAAGCTCATGAAGTCAGTAGTGAGCCATCTCGGCAAGCTGGAAGGTGACCCAAAGCAAAGGATGGCAAAGGACTTAGTATCTGAAGAGTGTTTGGGGGGTTGCTCAGCACAGGGTGATCTGCCACCTGCTTGGGTTCCTTTTGGAGATATCATGAAGTTGCAGTGGAATTACTAG
- the LOC122032788 gene encoding NAC domain-containing protein 21/22-like isoform X1, translating into MWIWTIPCYLLFSWKAAMSFLSMVEAELPPGFRFHPRDDELICDYLAVKRAGNHGCPMMVDVDPNKCEPWDFPATAFVGGNEWYFFSLLDRKYATGQRKNRATVSGYWKATGKDRSVTRNNVLVGMRKTLVFYQGRAPKGTKTEWVMHEYRMEDYAAATQKMLPFKEDWVLCRVFYKGREMSAKANKETSQDDQGSMPLPPLLDYTTTDQTPFNLKGFEQVPCFSSITPSRTPHVPTVMPHLPNLSSGLNQFTGDRKLMKSVVSHLGKLEGDPKQRMAKDLVSEECLGGCSAQGDLPPAWVPFGDIMKLQWNY; encoded by the exons ATGTGGATTTGGACTATCCCATGCTATCTATTATTCTCGTGGAAG GCCGCCATGAGTTTCCTGAGCATGGTGGAGGCAGAGCTTCCTCCAGGGTTCAGGTTCCATCCAAGGGATGACGAGCTCATCTGCGACTACCTTGCAGTCAAGCGCGCTGGGAACCATGGCTGTCCTATGATGGTGGATGTCGATCCCAATAAGTGCGAGCCATGGGATTTCCCTG CTACTGCATTTGTGGGGGGCAATGAATGGTACTTCTTTAGCCTTCTAGATCGAAAATATGCAACCGGGCAGAGAAAGAACAGGGCGACCGTGTCAGGCTACTGGAAGGCCACCGGGAAGGATAGATCAGTGACCCGGAATAATGTGCTGGTGGGTATGAGGAAGACTTTGGTTTTCTATCAAGGAAGAGCTCCCAAGGGGACAAAGACAGAATGGGTCATGCATGAATATCGCATGGAAGATTATGCTGCCGCAACCCAAAAGATGCTGCCTTTCAAG GAAGATTGGGTCCTCTGCAGAGTGTTCTACAAGGGAAGGGAGATGTCTGCCAAGGCAAACAAGGAGACTAGCCAAGATGATCAAGGCTCTATGCCCCTCCCACCTCTCCTTGACTACACCACCACTGACCAAACCCCATTTAACTTGAAAGGGTTTGAGCAGGTGCCCTGCTTCTCCAGCATAACTCCAAGCCGCACGCCTCACGTCCCAACCGTAATGCCACACCTGCCTAACTTGAGCTCTGGACTGAACCAGTTCACCGGTGACAGAAAGCTCATGAAGTCAGTAGTGAGCCATCTCGGCAAGCTGGAAGGTGACCCAAAGCAAAGGATGGCAAAGGACTTAGTATCTGAAGAGTGTTTGGGGGGTTGCTCAGCACAGGGTGATCTGCCACCTGCTTGGGTTCCTTTTGGAGATATCATGAAGTTGCAGTGGAATTACTAG